In a single window of the Zea mays cultivar B73 chromosome 5, Zm-B73-REFERENCE-NAM-5.0, whole genome shotgun sequence genome:
- the LOC103627477 gene encoding NAC domain-containing protein 7 — translation MDTFSHVPPGFRFHPTDEELVDYYLRKKVASNKIDLDVIKDVDLYKIEPWDLQEKCKIGMEEQNDWYFFSHKDKKYPTGTRTNRATTAGFWKATGRDKPIYTKSCLVGMRKTLVFYRGRAPNGHKSDWIMHEYRLETTENGTAPEEGWVVCRVFKKRVATVRRMADGAPWFDNHVAGGFMPDLVGSVPRQLMHHHPNAVAAVYSGQQQLYHCKPELEYHHLLPSQDAFLQQLPQLESPKPPPAYIAAQGSCSLQSPDDASGYTARQLPMTEAAYMDDSVTDWRVLDKFVASQLVSHGGDDTAKETAYSSPAQAFQSENRQPEEALDFASTSASGDGEASMWK, via the exons ATGGACACTTTCTCTCATGTTCCACCTGGATTCCGTTTCCACCCCACCGACGAGGAACTCGTCGACTACTACCTGAGGAAGAAGGTGGCGTCCAACAAGATCGACCTTGACGTCATAAAAGACGTCGATCTGTACAAAATTGAGCCTTGGGATCTCCAAG AGAAGTGCAAGATTGGGATGGAGGAGCAGAACGATTGGTACTTCTTCAGCCACAAGGACAAGAAGTACCCGACGGGCACTCGCACCAACCGGGCGACCACCGCCGGCTTCTGGAAGGCGACGGGGCGCGACAAGCCCATCTACACCAAGAGCTGCCTCGTCGGGATGAGGAAGACGCTCGTCTTCTACAGGGGCCGCGCGCCCAACGGCCACAAGTCCGACTGGATCATGCACGAGTACCGCCTAGAGACCACCGAGAACGGGACCGCCCCT GAGGAAGGATGGGTGGTGTGCAGGGTGTTCAAGAAGCGAGTGGCGACCGTGCGGAGGATGGCCGACGGCGCGCCGTGGTTTGACAACCACGTCGCCGGCGGGTTCATGCCGGACCTTGTTGGCTCGGTGCCGAGGCAGCTGATGCACCACCACCCAAACGCCGTAGCGGCGGTGTACAGCGGCCAGCAGCAGCTCTACCACTGCAAGCCGGAGCTGGAGTACCATCACCTTCTGCCCAGCCAAGACGCCTTCTTGCAGCAGCTCCCACAGTTGGAGAGCCCCAAGCCTCCTCCCGCCTACATCGCCGCCCAGGGCAGCTGCAGCCTCCAGTCCCCCGACGATGCTTCTGGGTACACCGCGCGGCAACTGCCGATGACGGAAGCCGCTTACATGGACGACTCGGTCACCGACTGGAGAGTGCTCGACAAGTTCGTCGCGTCTCAGCTCGTCAGCCACGGCGGCGATGACACAGCGAAAGAGACCGCTTACTCCAGCCCGGCGCAGGCATTTCAGTCTGAGAACAGGCAGCCGGAAGAAGCACTGGACTTCGCCTCTACATCTGCCTCTGGGGACGGCGAGGCGAGCATGTGGAAGTAG
- the LOC118471963 gene encoding heavy metal-associated isoprenylated plant protein 33-like, with protein sequence MLLLFSVPTCALKVNIHCDGCEKKVKKILHKIDGVYQSSIDAEQGKVTVSGLMDPATVIKKLNKAGKPAQLWGAKLDVVSQLQKLQLGGGGGGGKDKQPKGGDGGAKGQQTKGGGGEGGGGKGGKDANMVLPQPTPQQMQQVMQMKGMKLSHVLGWARVGGEVSRWRGFRCSVGRRWVYGRRRGFAAAASVRLRRFSRGLGVR encoded by the exons ATGTTGCTGTTGTTCTCTGTTCCT ACCTGCGCGCTGAAAGTGAATATCCACTGCGATGGGTGCGAGAAGAAGGTCAAGAAGATCCTGCACAAGATCGATG GCGTGTACCAGAGCAGCATAGATGCAGAGCAGGGGAAGGTGACGGTGTCCGGCCTCATGGATCCGGCCACCGTCATCAAGAAGCTCAACAAGGCGGGCAAGCCGGCGCAGCTGTGGGGCGCCAAGCTTGACGTGGTGAGCCAGCTCCAGAAGCTGCAgcttggcggcggcggcggcggcgggaaggacaagcagcccaagGGTGGCGACGGCGGCGCGAAGGGCCAGCAGACCAAGGGcggcggaggagaaggaggaggaggcAAGGGCGGGAAAGATGCGAACATGGTGCTGCCGCAGCCGACACCACAGCAGATGCAGCAGGTGATGCAGATGAAGGGCATGAAGCTGTCTCATGTGCTCGGTTGGGCGCGGGTGGGCGGCGAGGTTTCGCGGTGGCGGGGTTTTCGGTGCTCGGTTGGGCGCCGGTGGGTGTATGGTAGGCGGCGAGGTTTCGCGGCGGCGGCGAGCGTTCGGTTGCGGCGATTTTCGCGGGGGCTAGGCGTGCGGTAG
- the LOC100194053 gene encoding Thylakoid lumenal protein TL20.3, chloroplastic-like, with protein sequence MTPASTSPLAAAVLPTNLSSFSRCPPRRLPRISCLAAPERGGNNASNASPAPQQPRWGAAVSAALAAAVVAASMPAYADLNKFEAEQRGEFGIGSAAQFGSADLKKAVHVNENFRRANFTSADMRESDFSGSTFNGAYLEKAVAYKANFTGADLSDTLMDRMVLNEANLTNAVLVRSVLTRSDLGGAIIEGADFSDAVIDLSQKQALCKYASGTNPMTGVSTRKSLGCGNSRRNAYGSPSSPLLSAPPQKILDRDGFCDPATGMCDAS encoded by the exons ATGACTCCCGCATCCACCTCCcctctcgccgccgccgtcctgcCCACGAACTTATCTTCCTTCTCTCGCTGCCCACCTCGCCGCCTCCCGCGCATCTCCTGCCTGGCAGCGCCCGAACGCGGGGGCAACAATGCGTCGAACGCCTCGCCGGCACCGCAGCAGCCGAGGTGGGGTGCCGCGGTATCCGCCGCGCTCGCGGCGGCCGTGGTTGCCGCCTCTATGCCAGCTTACGCGGACCTGAACAAGTTTGAGGCCGAGCAGCGGGGCGAATTTGGCATTGGCTCTGCCGCGCAGTTCGGCTCGGCCGATCTCAA GAAGGCTGTCCACGTTAACGAGAACTTCAG GCGGGCCAACTTCACATCCGCTGATATGAGAGAGTCAGATTTCAGTGGTTCCACATTCAATGGTGCCTATCTTGAAAAGGCTGTTGCTTATAAGGCAAATTTCACTG GTGCTGATTTGAGTGATACATTAATGGACCGCATG GTTCTGAATGAAGCTAACCTTACAAATGCTGTTCTTGTACGGTCAGTCCTCACACGTAGTGATCTTGGAGGAGCCATCATTGAAGGTGCTGACTTCAGTGATGCTGTTATTGACCTATCACAGAAACAG GCATTATGCAAATATGCAAGTGGGACCAACCCCATGACAGGGGTGAGCACTCGAAAAAGCCTAGGATGTGGCAATAGCCGTCGAAATGCATATGGGAGCCCTTCATCCCCTCTGTTGAGTGCCCCGCCACAGAAGATCCTTGACCGAGATGGTTTCTGTGATCCAGCTACTGGTATGTGCGATGCAAGCTGA
- the LOC103627476 gene encoding probable acyl-activating enzyme 2, whose protein sequence is MAGAVICALNSRLDAGMASVLLQHSEAKVVFVDAVLLGVAREALRFISQQAGGASRVPAVVLINGALDEPPPAATGNNKIPGVDRCYEYEALLSNSRGGDPEFLIRWPDDENEPIALDLRAGAVNRGEGRWICGR, encoded by the coding sequence ATGGCGGGCGCCGTGATCTGCGCGCTCAACTCGCGGCTCGACGCCGGCATGGCGTCCGTGCTGCTGCAGCACTCGGAGGCCAAGGTCGTGTTCGTGGACGCCGTGCTGCTGGGCGTCGCCCGGGAAGCGCTCCGCTTCATCTCCCAGCAGGCCGGCGGAGCGAGCAGGGTACCCGCCGTGGTGCTAATCAACGGGGCGCTCGACGAGCCGCCGCCAGCGGCGACAGGAAACAACAAGATCCCAGGCGTCGATCGATGCTACGAGTACGAGGCCCTCCTCAGCAACAGCAGAGGCGGCGATCCAGAGTTCTTGATCCGGTGGCCGGACGATGAGAACGAGCCGATCGCGCTGGATCTGCGTGCAGGGGCGGTGAATCGCGGGGAGGGGCGCTGGATCTGCGGGCGGTGa